In the genome of Hydractinia symbiolongicarpus strain clone_291-10 chromosome 5, HSymV2.1, whole genome shotgun sequence, one region contains:
- the LOC130645745 gene encoding trace amine-associated receptor 8b-like isoform X1, with amino-acid sequence MTTDGNTTHRNESSYNMTTASPNLVTALTGVYEKHVIILIFISILIVVVNGLLIVAFSIEKKLRRRPANVLICSQAVTDLLTGIVFIPVFLVESYHGKMTGILFMTCYILFLSLFNLLALSTDRYLALSKPLLHHRMIDVRRTVKVIIFIWVIPLALTSIPLTWWFKPAEFKQYASKIYLSITWLFMLVLVVVMTILYLFVTRKAKRTIRYKRESIAQRSREKMASLAHKELRVVHLFGLLLFFFVAAYLPILYMNFCDLLGKPEYIPRELEIIGFYFLFFNSVVNPLLCICLKKDYFEVVAQIARIKRKSHLRSSLNSSTTRTRLHTDYEDAEYGDGNTELRRSLLDSNGARNKLKRPSTETIDMRVKLNHQNGKHNNINTSLL; translated from the coding sequence ATGACAACAGACGGCAACACAACCCATAGAAACGAGAGCAGCTACAACATGACAACAGCGTCACCAAACCTTGTCACAGCTTTAACAGGGGTGTACGAAAAACACGTCATCATATTGATATTTATCAGCATCCTCATTGTTGTTGTCAACGGTTTGTTAATTGTCGCATTCAGCATCGAAAAGAAATTACGGCGACGTCCAGCAAACGTCCTAATATGCAGTCAAGCCGTGACAGATTTATTGACCGGGATTGTGTTCATTCCGGTGTTTTTAGTTGAATCATACCATGGAAAGATGACCGGAATTTTATTCATGACATGTTACATCTTATTTTTGTCGCTATTTAACCTGCTAGCGTTGTCAACAGATCGATACCTGGCTTTATCGAAACCGCTTCTCCACCATCGCATGATCGACGTACGGCGCACTGTGAAAGTCATCATTTTTATATGGGTCATACCGCTAGCCTTAACGTCCATCCCTTTAACCTGGTGGTTTAAACCTGCAGAGTTCAAGCAATACGCTAGCAAAATATATCTGTCAATCACGTGGTTATTTATGTTGGTACTTGTGGTTGTCATGACGATACTCTATTTGTTTGTTACTCGTAAAGCGAAACGCACGATACGATATAAGCGGGAGTCCATAGCGCAGCGGTCACGCGAAAAGATGGCATCGCTTGCTCACAAAGAACTTCGTGTAGTGCATTTATTCGGCCTtctgttgtttttctttgttgctGCTTATCTACCCATACTTTATATGAACTTTTGTGACCTGCTGGGGAAACCGGAATACATTCCGAGAGAATTGGAAATAATcggattttattttttgttttttaatagcgTTGTGAATCCATTGTTATGCATTTGCCTAAAGAAAGACTATTTTGAAGTGGTCGCACAAATTGCAcgtattaaaagaaaaagtcaCTTAAGATCAAGTTTAAATTCTTCGACAACACGAACACGACTTCACACAGATTACGAAGACGCTGAATACGGCGACGGCAATACAGAATTGAGAAGAAGTCTGCTTGATTCGAACGGAGctcgaaataaattaaaaagaccAAGCACCGAAACGATAGACATGAGAGTGAAACTCAATCATCAAAATGGAAAacacaacaacatcaacacGAGTCTGTTGTAA
- the LOC130645745 gene encoding melanopsin-B-like isoform X2 has protein sequence MTTDGNTTHRNESSYNMTTASPNLVTALTGVYEKHVIILIFISILIVVVNGLLIVAFSIEKKLRRRPANVLICSQAVTDLLTGIVFIPVFLVESYHGKMTGILFMTCYILFLSLFNLLALSTDRYLALSKPLLHHRMIDVRRTVKVIIFIWVIPLALTSIPLTWWFKPAEFKQYASKIYLSITWLFMLVLVVVMTILYLFVTRKAKRTIRYKRESIAQRSREKMASLAHKELRRCESIVMHLPKERLF, from the exons ATGACAACAGACGGCAACACAACCCATAGAAACGAGAGCAGCTACAACATGACAACAGCGTCACCAAACCTTGTCACAGCTTTAACAGGGGTGTACGAAAAACACGTCATCATATTGATATTTATCAGCATCCTCATTGTTGTTGTCAACGGTTTGTTAATTGTCGCATTCAGCATCGAAAAGAAATTACGGCGACGTCCAGCAAACGTCCTAATATGCAGTCAAGCCGTGACAGATTTATTGACCGGGATTGTGTTCATTCCGGTGTTTTTAGTTGAATCATACCATGGAAAGATGACCGGAATTTTATTCATGACATGTTACATCTTATTTTTGTCGCTATTTAACCTGCTAGCGTTGTCAACAGATCGATACCTGGCTTTATCGAAACCGCTTCTCCACCATCGCATGATCGACGTACGGCGCACTGTGAAAGTCATCATTTTTATATGGGTCATACCGCTAGCCTTAACGTCCATCCCTTTAACCTGGTGGTTTAAACCTGCAGAGTTCAAGCAATACGCTAGCAAAATATATCTGTCAATCACGTGGTTATTTATGTTGGTACTTGTGGTTGTCATGACGATACTCTATTTGTTTGTTACTCGTAAAGCGAAACGCACGATACGATATAAGCGGGAGTCCATAGCGCAGCGGTCACGCGAAAAGATGGCATCGCTTGCTCACAAAGAACTTCGT cgTTGTGAATCCATTGTTATGCATTTGCCTAAAGAAAGACTATTTTGA